One genomic segment of Salinigranum rubrum includes these proteins:
- a CDS encoding proteasome assembly chaperone family protein, translating to MAHVDVLASVELDAPAMVEGLPGVGLVGKIAADHLVEELGMVHYANVHCETLPKVAVYQQGDATLHPPVRLYADPGTNLLVLQSDVPISPAAAQEFADCIGDWFDDDRVFPIYLSGIGREKSETVPAMYGVGVGDGIERLDAVGIETPSETGLVSGPTGALLNDAVEHGRDAVGLVVESDPRFPDPAAAQVLIRDGIEPLADVDVETDSLVERAEEIRAAKERLAKRMQDAGEESSQARPLGMYQ from the coding sequence ATGGCACACGTCGACGTCCTCGCGTCCGTCGAACTCGACGCGCCGGCGATGGTCGAAGGGCTGCCCGGGGTCGGACTCGTCGGGAAGATTGCGGCCGACCACCTCGTCGAGGAACTGGGGATGGTCCACTACGCGAACGTCCACTGCGAGACGCTCCCGAAGGTCGCCGTCTACCAGCAAGGGGATGCAACGCTCCACCCGCCCGTCCGACTGTACGCCGACCCCGGGACGAACCTGCTCGTCCTCCAGAGCGACGTTCCCATCTCGCCGGCGGCGGCCCAGGAGTTCGCCGACTGTATCGGCGACTGGTTCGATGACGACCGGGTGTTCCCGATCTACCTCTCGGGCATCGGTCGGGAGAAGTCCGAGACGGTACCGGCGATGTACGGCGTCGGCGTCGGCGACGGCATCGAACGGCTCGACGCGGTTGGTATCGAGACGCCCTCCGAGACGGGACTCGTCTCGGGACCGACGGGTGCGCTGTTGAACGACGCGGTCGAACACGGCCGGGACGCCGTCGGACTCGTCGTGGAGTCTGACCCGCGCTTCCCCGACCCGGCGGCCGCGCAGGTCCTCATCAGGGACGGCATCGAGCCGCTGGCGGACGTCGACGTCGAGACGGACAGCCTCGTCGAACGGGCCGAGGAGATCAGAGCGGCGAAGGAACGACTCGCGAAGCGGATGCAGGACGCGGGCGAGGAGAGCAGTCAGGCGCGGCCGCTCGGGATGTACCAGTAA
- the dnaK gene encoding molecular chaperone DnaK, producing the protein MASNKILGIDLGTTNSAFAVMEGGDPEIIVNAEGDRTTPSVVAFSEDGERLIGKPAKNQAIQNPDRTIRSIKRHMGETDYTVEIGDDEYTPEQISAMILQKIKRDAEEYLGDDVEKAVITVPAYFNDRQRQATKDAGEIAGFEVERIINEPTAASMAYGLDDDSDQTVLVYDLGGGTFDVSILDLGGGVYEVVATNGDNALGGDDWDEAVIDHLATEFKNDHGIDLREDRQALQRLKDAAEEAKIELSSRKETTINLPFITATDSGPVHLEQKLSRAKFESLTSDLIERTVGPTKQALEDAGYSKDDIDEVILVGGSTRMPQVREQVEEILGVEPKKSVNPDEAVALGAAIQGGVLSGDVDDIVLLDVTPLSLGIEVKGGLFERLIDKNTTIPTEESKIFTTAADSQTRVQVRVFQGEREIAEKNELLGEFQLTGIPPAPAGTPQIEVSFNIDENGIVNVSAEDKGSGNKEDITIEGGAGLSDEQIEQMQSEAEEHAEEDKIRREFVETRNEAESTVQRAETLLEENEDSVSDDLREDIEEEVENLEEVLAENEEADDLEAATDDIEDAMEDLAEALQEIGKQMYEQQAQQQAAGGAGMGGAGPGGMGGAGPGGMGGAGDGPDADDDEYVDADFEDVDDDEDE; encoded by the coding sequence ATGGCGAGCAACAAGATTCTCGGTATCGACCTCGGTACCACCAACAGCGCCTTCGCGGTGATGGAAGGTGGCGACCCCGAGATCATCGTGAACGCCGAAGGAGACCGCACGACACCCTCCGTCGTCGCCTTTTCCGAAGACGGCGAACGACTCATCGGCAAACCCGCCAAGAACCAGGCCATCCAGAACCCCGACCGCACGATCCGCTCGATCAAGCGGCACATGGGGGAGACGGACTACACCGTCGAGATCGGAGACGACGAGTACACGCCCGAGCAGATCTCGGCGATGATCCTCCAGAAGATCAAGCGCGACGCCGAGGAGTATCTCGGCGACGACGTCGAGAAGGCCGTCATCACGGTTCCCGCGTACTTCAACGACCGCCAGCGCCAGGCGACGAAGGACGCCGGCGAGATTGCCGGATTCGAGGTCGAGCGTATCATCAACGAGCCAACCGCGGCGTCGATGGCGTACGGCCTCGACGACGACTCCGACCAGACCGTGTTGGTGTACGACCTCGGCGGCGGCACGTTCGACGTCTCTATCCTCGATTTAGGAGGGGGAGTCTACGAGGTCGTCGCCACGAACGGCGACAACGCTCTTGGAGGAGACGACTGGGACGAGGCGGTCATCGACCACCTCGCCACCGAGTTCAAGAACGACCACGGTATCGACCTCCGCGAGGACCGTCAGGCGCTCCAGCGGCTGAAGGACGCCGCGGAGGAGGCGAAGATCGAGCTGAGTAGCCGAAAGGAGACGACGATCAACCTTCCCTTTATCACGGCCACCGACTCGGGACCGGTCCACCTCGAACAGAAGCTCTCGCGGGCGAAGTTCGAGTCGCTCACCTCGGACCTCATCGAGCGCACGGTCGGTCCGACGAAGCAGGCGCTGGAGGACGCCGGCTACTCGAAAGACGACATCGACGAGGTCATCTTGGTTGGGGGGTCGACCCGGATGCCCCAGGTCAGAGAACAGGTCGAAGAGATACTCGGTGTCGAACCGAAGAAGAGCGTCAACCCCGACGAGGCCGTCGCGCTCGGCGCGGCCATCCAGGGCGGCGTTCTGTCCGGAGACGTCGACGACATCGTCCTCCTCGACGTGACGCCGCTGTCGCTCGGTATCGAGGTGAAGGGTGGGCTGTTCGAGCGCCTCATCGACAAGAACACCACCATCCCCACCGAGGAGTCGAAGATATTCACCACGGCGGCGGATAGTCAGACTCGCGTCCAGGTCCGCGTGTTCCAGGGCGAGCGCGAAATCGCCGAGAAGAACGAACTCCTGGGAGAGTTCCAGTTGACGGGTATCCCGCCCGCACCCGCGGGGACGCCGCAGATCGAGGTGTCGTTCAACATCGACGAGAACGGTATCGTCAACGTCTCCGCCGAGGACAAAGGCTCCGGCAACAAGGAGGACATCACCATCGAGGGCGGCGCCGGCCTCTCCGACGAACAGATCGAGCAGATGCAGAGCGAGGCCGAAGAACACGCCGAGGAGGACAAGATCCGCCGCGAGTTCGTCGAGACCCGCAACGAGGCCGAAAGCACCGTCCAGCGCGCCGAGACGTTGTTGGAGGAGAACGAGGACAGCGTCTCCGACGACCTCCGCGAGGACATCGAGGAGGAGGTCGAGAACCTCGAGGAAGTCCTAGCGGAGAACGAGGAGGCCGACGACCTCGAAGCCGCCACCGACGACATCGAAGACGCCATGGAAGACCTCGCCGAGGCGCTCCAAGAGATCGGCAAGCAGATGTACGAACAGCAGGCCCAGCAGCAGGCCGCGGGCGGCGCCGGAATGGGCGGCGCCGGTCCCGGTGGCATGGGCGGCGCCGGTCCCGGCGGCATGGGCGGTGCCGGCGACGGCCCCGACGCCGACGACGACGAGTACGTCGACGCCGACTTCGAGGACGTCGACGACGACGAAGACGAGTAG
- a CDS encoding DUF790 family protein — MLTKDLLRVSRRGGGYRPEFVDREERPLAARVLGVYRDHVGETRTTLETALEGVEREVEDFKLVRGFAALLDREATFETRSALPPERARRAAFEASEAVGVASEEERQRALARAADSLGSTVGAVEASLYADREVNQVLTRFDSPWDPDDLLDRYNLSLAQTALFDATEVRVRSSDPRALVSAVKRLRLMYEIRRVDGEREVVVTGPDALFRRTRRYGTAFARLLRTLVKAPEWRLDATIDDRGTERTLSLSDSDLTLPADEPLAEPTFDSGVEADFAARFRGLELDWEVTREPEALATGNRVMIPDFAFDYRPAGSAEATEFDSNPEGFRVYFEIMGFWTPDYVEKKLTQLAEVEDVELLVAVDESLGVGEEVTARDHRVVPYSGHVRVKDVVDVLREYEQELVAAAAASLPAELVPEDDVVSLAALAENRGVSEEALSSVTFPDHERVGRTLVRPAVLDRVREDVEAGMSLADAEAVLGGVGLEDTSATLSRLGYRVEWEGLSGGVLRKKE; from the coding sequence GTGCTCACGAAGGACCTCCTCCGCGTCTCCCGACGAGGTGGCGGCTACCGCCCGGAGTTCGTCGACCGGGAGGAGCGCCCGCTCGCCGCGCGCGTGCTCGGCGTCTACCGCGACCACGTCGGCGAAACACGTACGACGCTGGAGACAGCCCTCGAAGGGGTAGAACGGGAGGTCGAGGACTTCAAACTCGTCCGCGGCTTCGCGGCTCTCCTCGACAGGGAGGCGACGTTCGAGACGCGCTCGGCGCTGCCCCCCGAGCGCGCGCGCCGAGCGGCGTTCGAGGCGAGCGAGGCCGTCGGCGTCGCGAGCGAGGAGGAGCGACAGCGCGCGCTCGCGCGGGCCGCCGATTCGCTCGGGTCGACGGTCGGAGCGGTCGAAGCGTCGTTGTACGCCGACCGCGAGGTGAACCAGGTGCTGACCCGGTTCGACTCCCCGTGGGACCCCGACGACCTCCTCGACCGGTACAACCTCTCGCTCGCACAGACCGCGCTGTTCGACGCGACCGAAGTACGGGTCAGGTCGTCGGACCCGCGGGCGCTCGTCTCGGCGGTCAAGCGCCTCCGACTGATGTACGAGATCAGACGAGTCGACGGCGAGCGGGAAGTCGTCGTCACCGGCCCCGACGCGCTCTTCCGTCGGACCCGGCGGTACGGGACGGCGTTCGCCCGCCTGCTCCGAACGCTGGTGAAGGCACCCGAGTGGCGACTCGACGCGACCATCGACGACCGCGGCACCGAGCGGACGCTCTCGCTGTCCGATTCCGACCTCACGCTCCCCGCCGACGAACCACTCGCCGAACCGACGTTCGACAGCGGCGTCGAAGCCGACTTCGCCGCGCGCTTTCGGGGTCTGGAACTCGACTGGGAGGTCACGAGAGAGCCGGAGGCGCTGGCGACCGGGAATCGGGTGATGATCCCGGACTTCGCGTTCGACTACCGGCCCGCAGGGTCGGCCGAGGCGACCGAGTTCGATTCGAACCCGGAGGGGTTCCGCGTTTACTTCGAGATCATGGGATTCTGGACGCCCGACTACGTCGAGAAGAAGCTCACACAGCTAGCGGAGGTCGAGGACGTCGAACTCCTCGTCGCGGTCGACGAGTCGCTCGGCGTCGGCGAGGAGGTCACGGCGCGTGACCACCGTGTCGTTCCGTACTCCGGCCACGTCCGGGTGAAGGACGTCGTCGACGTGCTCCGCGAGTACGAGCAGGAACTGGTGGCGGCGGCCGCAGCGTCGCTCCCCGCGGAACTGGTTCCCGAGGACGACGTGGTGTCGCTCGCGGCGCTCGCAGAGAACCGAGGAGTGAGCGAAGAGGCGCTCTCGTCTGTGACGTTCCCCGACCACGAGCGCGTGGGTCGGACGCTCGTCCGTCCCGCGGTGCTCGACCGCGTACGGGAGGACGTCGAGGCGGGGATGTCGCTCGCCGACGCGGAGGCCGTACTCGGCGGCGTGGGGCTCGAAGACACGAGCGCGACCCTCTCGCGACTGGGGTACCGCGTCGAGTGGGAGGGGCTGAGCGGCGGCGTGCTTCGAAAGAAGGAGTGA
- a CDS encoding DEAD/DEAH box helicase family protein, with product MTTLSFENGTIRVDDPPAGLSLPFLETDPRSGTGRAPAFRYSALRDVLDSRDDAYDDRVGSWPALSLSTTYDLREYQRDALDAWQRANRRGVVELPTGAGKTVVAIAAMVSLDRPTLVVVPTIDLLEQWRRELEAEFDVEVGQFGGGEQRQESVTVSTYDSAYLRADDVGDQFGLVVFDEVHHLGGEGYQDIARLLAAPARLGLTATFERPDGAHRAIEELVGPRVYALDVDDLAGEHLADYDIKRIEVALSDEERRRYDAAQETFVDYLRTSNLDMRSGADYQKLVMRSGNDPRAREALLAKQRARRVMMNADAKVDSLASILDRHRDDRVIVFTAHTDLVYRLSERFLLPAVTNETGAAERRQILERFREGTYSRVVTANVLDEGVDVPDANVAVVLSGSGSEREFTQRLGRILRPKSDGRRALLYEVVTEETTEENVAARRRG from the coding sequence GTGACCACGCTCTCGTTCGAGAACGGGACGATTCGCGTCGACGACCCGCCCGCCGGTCTCTCGCTCCCGTTCCTCGAAACAGACCCCCGCTCGGGAACCGGACGCGCCCCCGCGTTCCGCTACAGCGCGCTGAGGGACGTCCTCGACAGCCGAGACGACGCTTACGACGACCGCGTCGGCTCGTGGCCCGCTCTCTCGCTCTCGACGACGTACGACCTCCGCGAGTACCAGCGCGACGCCCTCGACGCCTGGCAGCGAGCGAACAGGCGAGGCGTCGTCGAACTCCCGACCGGTGCGGGCAAGACTGTCGTCGCCATCGCCGCGATGGTCTCTTTGGATCGACCGACGCTCGTCGTCGTCCCGACTATCGACCTCCTAGAGCAGTGGCGGCGCGAACTCGAAGCCGAGTTCGACGTCGAGGTCGGGCAGTTCGGCGGCGGCGAGCAACGTCAGGAAAGCGTCACGGTCTCGACGTACGACTCGGCGTACCTCCGCGCCGACGACGTCGGCGACCAGTTCGGCCTCGTCGTCTTCGACGAGGTCCACCACCTCGGAGGGGAGGGCTACCAGGACATCGCCCGCCTCCTCGCCGCCCCCGCCCGCCTCGGACTCACGGCGACGTTCGAGCGACCCGACGGCGCTCACCGAGCGATCGAAGAACTCGTCGGCCCGCGCGTCTACGCGCTCGACGTCGACGACCTCGCCGGCGAGCACCTGGCCGACTACGACATCAAACGAATCGAGGTCGCTCTCTCGGACGAGGAGCGTCGCCGGTACGACGCGGCGCAGGAGACGTTCGTCGACTACCTTCGAACTTCGAACCTCGACATGCGCTCGGGCGCGGACTACCAGAAACTGGTGATGCGGTCGGGGAACGACCCCCGCGCCCGCGAGGCGCTCCTGGCGAAGCAGCGCGCCCGCCGGGTGATGATGAACGCCGACGCGAAGGTGGACTCGCTCGCGTCCATCCTCGACCGCCACCGCGACGACCGCGTCATCGTCTTCACCGCCCACACCGACCTGGTCTACCGCCTCTCCGAGCGCTTTCTCCTCCCGGCGGTCACGAACGAGACCGGGGCCGCGGAGCGCCGGCAGATACTGGAGCGGTTCCGGGAGGGCACCTACTCGCGGGTGGTGACCGCGAACGTCCTCGACGAGGGGGTCGACGTCCCCGACGCGAACGTCGCCGTCGTCCTCTCGGGGTCGGGTTCGGAACGGGAGTTCACCCAGCGACTCGGACGAATACTCCGCCCCAAATCCGACGGCCGACGGGCGCTCCTGTACGAGGTCGTCACCGAGGAGACGACGGAGGAGAACGTCGCCGCACGACGGCGGGGGTAG
- a CDS encoding RsmB/NOP family class I SAM-dependent RNA methyltransferase, which translates to MTETQNPLDRYEPLVDDREAFRAACERPLPYAVRVNTIKADRERVCTAFDEEGVPYTPTDWNPDLLTLEGKAGRTWPYFLGWVHGQEVVSALPATVLDPQPGERVWDACAAPGSKTTQLAALMQDRGTLVGNDNNLGRLSALRHNAERLGVTNLVVTNQDARNFSLKPLAFEAFDRAIVDAPCSCEGTCRKNPTALEDWTLDHVRQVAGIQKGILKRAVQATREGGTVVYSTCTFAPEENEAVLDHVLGEEPCRLVEYEVGLETSPGVTEWEGEEFHPSVEKAHRVYPHQNDTGGFFCAKLEVTG; encoded by the coding sequence GTGACAGAGACCCAGAACCCTCTGGACAGATACGAACCGCTCGTCGACGACCGCGAGGCGTTTCGCGCGGCCTGCGAGCGGCCGCTCCCCTACGCCGTCCGGGTCAACACCATCAAAGCCGACCGCGAGCGGGTGTGCACCGCCTTCGACGAGGAGGGCGTCCCCTACACCCCGACGGACTGGAACCCCGACCTCCTCACGCTGGAGGGGAAGGCCGGGCGGACCTGGCCGTACTTCCTCGGATGGGTCCACGGCCAGGAGGTCGTCTCCGCGCTCCCGGCGACGGTGCTCGACCCCCAGCCCGGCGAACGGGTGTGGGACGCCTGCGCCGCCCCGGGTTCGAAGACGACGCAACTCGCCGCGCTCATGCAGGACAGGGGAACGCTCGTCGGCAACGACAACAACCTCGGGCGGCTCTCAGCCCTCAGACACAACGCCGAACGCCTGGGCGTGACGAACCTCGTCGTCACGAACCAGGACGCGCGGAACTTCTCGCTCAAGCCCCTGGCGTTCGAGGCGTTCGACCGCGCTATCGTCGACGCGCCCTGCTCCTGCGAGGGGACGTGTCGGAAGAACCCCACGGCACTAGAGGACTGGACGCTCGACCACGTCCGGCAGGTCGCCGGAATTCAAAAGGGAATCCTCAAGCGCGCGGTGCAGGCCACGCGCGAAGGGGGCACGGTCGTCTACTCCACCTGCACGTTCGCGCCGGAGGAGAACGAGGCCGTCCTCGACCACGTCCTCGGCGAGGAACCGTGCCGACTCGTCGAATACGAGGTGGGGCTGGAGACGTCGCCGGGCGTCACCGAGTGGGAGGGCGAGGAGTTCCACCCGTCGGTCGAGAAGGCACACCGAGTCTACCCCCACCAGAACGACACGGGCGGCTTCTTCTGTGCGAAACTGGAGGTGACCGGATGA
- a CDS encoding nucleotide exchange factor GrpE has protein sequence MSDDADIDADVDAEHAAENVESGPAVNGESVPPETDGATEATGDATAGETEASTETGLAGEVAEVDDELAEEVAELEARVAELEDALDDARSKLTRKQADFQNYKKRMKKKQEQVTARATEDLVERLVPVRDNLVRALDQEEGADIRPGVESTLAELDRVLDAENVTAIEPQPGDEVDPHRHEVMLRVDSEQPEGTVVDLYQPGYEMAEKVIRPAQVTVSAGEGDAE, from the coding sequence ATGAGCGACGACGCCGACATCGACGCCGACGTGGACGCCGAACACGCCGCCGAGAACGTCGAATCGGGTCCTGCGGTCAACGGCGAGTCGGTCCCGCCGGAGACGGACGGAGCGACCGAGGCCACCGGCGACGCCACAGCGGGCGAGACGGAAGCGTCGACGGAGACGGGACTCGCCGGCGAGGTGGCCGAAGTGGACGACGAACTCGCCGAGGAGGTGGCCGAGTTGGAGGCACGGGTCGCCGAACTCGAGGACGCGCTCGACGACGCCCGGTCGAAGCTGACCCGGAAGCAGGCGGACTTCCAGAACTACAAGAAGCGGATGAAGAAGAAACAAGAACAGGTCACCGCCCGCGCGACCGAGGACCTCGTCGAGCGCCTCGTCCCCGTCCGGGACAACCTCGTCAGGGCGCTCGACCAGGAGGAGGGTGCGGACATCCGACCGGGAGTGGAGTCGACGCTCGCCGAACTCGACCGCGTGCTCGACGCCGAGAACGTCACCGCCATCGAGCCGCAACCGGGCGACGAAGTCGACCCGCACCGCCACGAGGTGATGCTCCGCGTCGACTCCGAACAGCCGGAAGGAACCGTCGTCGACCTCTACCAGCCGGGGTACGAGATGGCCGAGAAGGTCATTCGGCCCGCGCAGGTGACGGTGAGTGCCGGCGAGGGCGACGCGGAGTAG
- a CDS encoding hybrid sensor histidine kinase/response regulator: MRPDRIRVLHVDDERAFVEMASEFLTREGESFDVVTTTSAERGLALVDDPEERIDCVVSDYDMPDWTGLDFLDAVRKRHPELPFILFTAKGSEEIASQAISAGVTDYLQKRGNGEQYTILANRIENAVHRYESDRELARYERIVETIDEGVYVLDDDLRFVFVNRAMADLTGRSREELVGSTLSRVVDTETTAAGREAREALVTGSDTVGTVEAPLRRVDDGPIHCEFRFSVFPSEAGVHTVGTVRDVTDRKAYQLKLETVRDRMEFALDATDSVIYEVDIATGRQTRHGPFARLYGFPSSEVPTTESFYERAIHPDDRDDIVHARETFRTTPDDRVEYEYRTHPDAGPVRWIRSEAYVHAGPNGDPQKLVGLATDITRLKRREHELERRNERLDEFVSVASHDIRNPLSVAVGALELAREECDSDRLDTVADAHDRMQTLVEDLLRLAREQTADVEAEPVALADLTERCWRDIETDGCALAVETDRVVLADETRVRHLLENLVTNAVEHGREHGQGHGHDPAARQSASDRSVFDGDVIHVTVGDLTDGFYVEDDGPGIPPTERDRVFERGYSTADRGTGLGLSIVADIAEAHGWDVAVTDGSDDGVRFEITGVESVE; encoded by the coding sequence ATGCGACCGGACCGTATCCGCGTGCTTCACGTGGACGACGAGCGGGCGTTCGTGGAGATGGCGTCCGAGTTTCTCACCCGGGAGGGCGAGTCGTTCGATGTCGTCACGACCACCAGCGCCGAGCGGGGACTCGCACTCGTCGACGACCCCGAGGAGAGAATCGACTGCGTCGTCTCCGACTACGACATGCCCGACTGGACCGGCCTCGACTTTCTCGACGCGGTCCGAAAGCGACACCCCGAACTCCCGTTCATCCTGTTTACGGCGAAGGGGAGCGAGGAAATCGCGAGCCAGGCCATCTCCGCCGGCGTGACCGACTACCTCCAGAAACGAGGGAACGGGGAGCAGTACACCATCCTCGCGAACCGGATCGAGAACGCCGTTCACCGCTACGAGAGCGACCGGGAGTTGGCCCGCTACGAGCGAATCGTCGAGACCATCGACGAGGGCGTGTACGTCCTCGACGACGACCTGCGGTTCGTCTTCGTCAACCGGGCGATGGCCGACCTGACGGGGCGGTCGCGCGAGGAACTCGTCGGGTCGACGCTGTCGCGCGTCGTCGACACCGAGACGACGGCCGCGGGCCGGGAGGCTCGGGAGGCGCTCGTCACCGGCAGCGACACGGTCGGGACCGTCGAGGCGCCGCTCCGTCGAGTCGATGACGGCCCGATTCACTGTGAGTTCCGGTTCTCCGTCTTTCCGAGCGAGGCCGGGGTCCACACGGTCGGGACCGTCCGCGACGTCACGGACCGGAAGGCGTACCAGCTGAAGTTGGAGACGGTTCGCGACCGGATGGAGTTCGCGCTCGACGCCACCGACTCGGTCATCTACGAGGTCGACATCGCGACCGGGCGGCAGACGAGACACGGTCCGTTCGCACGGTTGTACGGCTTCCCGTCGAGCGAGGTGCCGACGACCGAGTCGTTCTACGAACGGGCGATCCATCCCGACGACCGCGACGACATCGTCCACGCGCGGGAGACGTTTCGGACCACGCCGGACGACCGCGTCGAATACGAGTACCGGACGCACCCCGACGCCGGCCCGGTCCGCTGGATTCGTTCCGAGGCGTACGTCCACGCGGGTCCGAACGGCGACCCGCAGAAGCTCGTCGGGTTGGCGACCGACATCACGCGCCTGAAGCGGCGCGAACACGAACTCGAACGCCGGAACGAACGACTCGACGAGTTCGTCAGCGTCGCCTCTCACGACATCCGCAACCCGCTGAGCGTGGCAGTGGGTGCGCTCGAACTGGCGCGCGAGGAGTGTGACAGCGACCGACTCGACACCGTCGCGGACGCGCACGACCGGATGCAGACGCTGGTCGAAGACCTCCTGCGACTGGCGCGCGAGCAGACGGCCGACGTCGAGGCCGAACCCGTCGCGCTCGCCGACCTCACCGAGCGGTGCTGGCGAGACATCGAGACCGACGGGTGTGCGCTCGCAGTCGAGACCGACCGGGTCGTCCTGGCGGACGAGACCCGCGTGCGCCACCTGCTGGAGAACCTCGTGACGAACGCCGTCGAACACGGCCGTGAGCACGGACAGGGACACGGACACGACCCTGCGGCGCGTCAGTCGGCGTCCGACCGCAGCGTCTTCGACGGGGACGTTATCCACGTCACCGTCGGCGACCTCACAGACGGCTTCTACGTCGAGGACGACGGCCCCGGAATCCCTCCCACGGAGCGCGACCGGGTGTTCGAGCGCGGATACTCGACCGCCGACCGGGGGACCGGCCTCGGGCTGAGCATCGTCGCCGACATCGCCGAGGCGCACGGGTGGGACGTCGCCGTCACCGACGGAAGCGACGACGGAGTGCGGTTCGAGATAACCGGCGTCGAGTCGGTCGAGTGA
- a CDS encoding DUF7122 family protein, which produces MSENGADRENDGQRFDRLPETPADRVVPGRASREEVLDWWDDRFGVSPETFDEFSFWEKGAGKLWVFAGESPSTTDVEGLGMTFLRTRQEHWKPTTVAAQRFGHRATKNVVDLRPTEAARFAAGDDQELDWDGDWGYLIATREVAGERAPLGVGLYLHGELRSVVPKGTQEDLPE; this is translated from the coding sequence ATGAGCGAGAACGGGGCGGACAGAGAGAACGACGGTCAGCGGTTCGACCGCCTCCCCGAGACGCCCGCCGACCGCGTCGTTCCCGGACGGGCGTCCCGCGAGGAGGTGCTCGACTGGTGGGACGACCGATTCGGCGTCTCCCCGGAGACGTTCGACGAGTTCTCCTTCTGGGAGAAGGGTGCCGGAAAGCTCTGGGTGTTCGCGGGCGAGTCGCCGTCGACGACCGACGTCGAAGGACTCGGCATGACGTTCCTCCGGACGCGCCAGGAACACTGGAAGCCGACGACGGTCGCGGCTCAGCGGTTTGGTCACCGGGCAACGAAGAACGTCGTCGACCTCCGACCCACAGAAGCGGCGCGCTTTGCCGCCGGCGACGACCAGGAACTCGACTGGGACGGCGACTGGGGCTATCTCATCGCCACCCGGGAAGTCGCCGGGGAGCGCGCCCCGCTCGGCGTGGGGCTGTACCTCCACGGCGAACTCCGGTCGGTCGTTCCGAAGGGCACGCAGGAGGACCTGCCGGAGTAG